CGATCCGCGCCTAAACACATCTCGGCCGTCCACACCAGAAGCGCCTGGCGCATCCTGTTTCTCCATCTCGGCGATCCGTGACACCGGGCGTTCCACCAATCAGAGCCCACCTCTCCCTCTCTATAAAAACAACACCTCCGTCATCTTCTCCCCACATCGCATCCCACTTTCCAGTACACACAAGCCACCAGCGAAATccccactttcccctcccgacctCGAAGCAGCGATGGCGCCCAAGGCCGAGAAGAAGCCGGCGGCCAAGAAGCCCGTCGAGGAGGAGCCCGCGGCGGAGCCGGCGGCGAAGGCGCCTGCCGCGAAGAAGCCCAAGGCCGGGAAGAGCCTCCCGGCGGGCAAGACCGCCGCCAAGGAGGGCGGCGAGAAGAGGGGCcgcaagaagggcaagaagagcgTCGAGACCTACAAGATCTACATCTTCAAGGTGCTCAAGCAGGTCCACCCCGACATCGGCATCTCCTCCAAGGCCATGTCCATCATGAACTCCTTCATCAACGACATCTTCGAAAAgttggccggcgaggccgccaagcTCGCCCGCTACAACAAGAAGCccaccatcacctccagggagatCCAGACCTCCGTCCGCCTCGTCCTCCCTGGCGAGCTCGCCAAGCACGCCGTCTCTGAGGGCACCAAGGCCGTCACCAAGTTCACCTCCTCTTAGATCTCGTTGCCTGCCTGTATCTAGTAGTAATTGTAGTTGCCCTGCCGTGACTCTAGTGGTTGTCTGTCTCTTGTTATCTGCAAGTAGTAGTGCTAATGTTGGATGGGAATGTCTGAATTTGCCAATGTTTTGTTGGCTGGTTGGTTGTGAGAACTGAATTAGTAATGAACATGCTTTTGGCAAGCTGAATTGCAACTTGTGTCTGGTGGTAAACGTTGTTGGCTGTTGTGACTCTAGTTGTTGTCGCCTCTGATTATCTGCAACTACTAGTAGTAGCACTAGTGCTGTATGAGTGTGCTGGAGATGCCAATGGCCTGTCTTGGTTGTAATATCTGATTTATTGATGGATATGATCTTGTTAAACCAAGGTTCAAATCTTAAGGAAGCATTTCTGGCAGTACCTAGTTGCATACTTTTGTGACAATTTTCAGATTCGGTATTGTCCAGTGTACAAAGTTACTAGGTCTTGTACTAGTGTCTGCTATGTGTTTGTGCCTGGTGGTTTTTATAATTTTAGATTCGTGCTTCTCCTGTGTCCATTAGATTCAGAACTCTGTCCAATTGTAGGCTCAAGTACTTGCTGTCAGTGAGCATGGTTAGCATGTTGAGGAGTAATAAGATCAACCCAATGGTTCGCCTTGGGGTATCTTGTTCTTGTTTTGATAGTATAACCAACTACTCTGTCTGGACTAGTTACCATTACTTATCCACTTGCAATCAGTTGAAAGCAGCTTGTGTTATACATAAGCATGGTACTCTGAAATTGTGTAGTGTTGCTGTCCATTTGTTGCCAGATGGTATTGTCTAAGCACGATGAAGTTCTACTGTTCTTGTTTACTTAATGGCATCGCTGTTTAGTTACAAGAAGTTTGTGTGCACAGTTAGCCATTACAAATATATAAGCACTAGAAGAATAGCAGTTAACTGCGACAGTTCTTATATCTATCTCTGTGACAATTTTTCGTCAGCCTGTTTTTCTGAAAATAGTAGAGCATAATGAGGTTCTGCAAATTGTAGCCCGGACATTTGCCAACCTTTTGTTGGCTCGTTGGTTGTGAGAACTGAGTTATTGATGAACATGCTTTTGGCAAATTTTATTGTAAGATGTAAGAATTTGTTGCTTGTAGTCTGGCGGTAAGCGTAGTTGGCTGCTGTGAGCCTGTGACTACTGGTTGTCTCTGGTTATCTGCAAGTAGTAGGAGGAGCACTAATGCTGGACGAGTGTTGCTGAAGATGCCAATGGGTTGTATTGGTTGTATGAACTGTTTTATGAATGGATATGATTTTGGTAAACTGAGTTTCAAACCATAAGGAAGCATTTCTGCTAGTACTAATTACTGAATTATTGTGACAATTCTGAGCTTTGTGATTCTCCTGTTTGCAATGATACTAGGCATTGCATTAATCTCTGTTATGTGTTTGTGCCTTGTGGTATTATATATATTTTTAGATCCGTGGTTCTCCTGTATCTTCATTAGATTCAGAACTCTGTCCAATTGTAGGCTCAGTTGCCTGTTGTCAGTGAGAACCATTGTTGCTTAGCGTGTTGAGGAGTAGTAAGATCAACCGCCTTGGGGTgtcttgctcttgttttgataTTAGAACTGACTATATGTCTGAACTACATTGCTTATCCACTTGCAATCAGTTGCTGTTGACCTATCTGGAGCAGTCTGttgtaatgcataagcatgttacTCTGTTTGAAATTGTGCGAGTGTTGCTGTCCATTTGTTGCCGGACGGTATTGTGTAAGCAGGATAAAGTTCTACTGTTCTAGTTACTTAATAGTATCGCTGAGCATATTACTCTGAAATTGTGCGAGTCTTGCTGTCCATTTGTTGCCGGACAGTATGGTCTAAGCAGAATGAAGTTCTAGTGTTCTAGTTTACTTAATGGCATCATTGTTTAGTTACAAGAAGTTTGTATGCACAGTTAGCCATTACCAATATAGAAGCACTAGAAAATTACTGGTTAACTTTGGCAGTTCTTATATCTGTCTCTGCGTCAATTTTTCGTCAGCATGATTTTCTGAAAAAATTTAGAGCATAATCTTCGTCCCAAGAAGTTTGGTAAATTTTGGCAACGTTTTATCAGCTCCTTGGTTGTAATAACTGAATTATTGATGAATATGCTTTTATGAAGCTGAGATTCAGAAAACAATGATGCATTTCTGCTACCACTAGTTACCAATTTCTGCCTAGAGTTGATATTCGCCGGTGTTTTTGCCTTTTTTACATTTTGTTGGTCTAGAGCTGAGACAAAGATATCTTCTCTGAAGTTCTTTGTAGCAATGTAAATTTTTATATAGCTGGTCCTCCCAGTCTGTTTGATAACGCAGTTAACTGGGGAGAGTCTGTCTACTGTCATGGAGCACCGCTGTGCATTGATGCAATAATGTTCGTTGTCATTCAGAGGAGGAATGAGAGCAAACCAATTGTTGGCCTTGCCCCAACACCTCGCTACAAAGCACCCCGGAGATACATGACCCAGGGGAGACAGCCTAGTCTTGGTCCCTGGTAGTCGCATGAAGAGAACGAATCTGGGCAATCGCCTCCTCCACCATTACGCGGTCCTGGCTCCTAGCTACTAGCTTCCACACCTGCATATAGATAATCATTTTGTACAACTCGTTAGCCGGTCTGCCCGGTAAGATATGCCCCTAATGTTTGGCTCTTGAACGGGGAAATTGATGATAGAAGGCGCACCAACTGGGGGGGTTATCGTAGATTTTGCCGGACAGCGCAGCTGCCAATCTCCTTCCCTGTAGCTCTGTTGCTCTTTGTTCCACGTTAGTTTTGCTTATCTCGCAGAATCACTTGTTGACATCGATTTGTGTGTATGCAGATGTGCATCTCCAATGTAGAGTGTGGTGAAACTGGTACACATCTTGTCCTGACAGAGTGCTTCTAATCTCCTGGTGGGAAGTTTGTAGGCTTGCAGCTATACTTGTGGTGGCCGGAACCTGGAAGATGTTGTTTGTGATATGCTAATAAAGAAAGAGGAGGCCTTAGCTGGCCACACGCAGCCAACCAATCAGAACGAAGGAACGCCCCCGCCACGGATCGCTCCCACGATCCGCGTGCCTCACCCGAAACAAAATCTCCACCGTCCACTGCTCGCGAATCCAACGCACCAAACTCACCTATGCTCCTCCAAAAACACAGCGCCAAAATCCAAAAAATTTCCGCGCCCACCCGCACCGCCACCGCTCTTTAAAACGCCGCCCCGCTCCCCTCTTCTTCCTCACTCCAAATCCCAATCCTCACCCACATCCTCCCTCCGCCGGCGACGCCACCATCCCCGAACCCCGATGGCCCGCACGAAGCAGACGGCCCGCAAGTCGACCGGCGGCAAGGCGCCGAGGAAGCAGCTGGCGACGAAGGCGGCGCGCAAGTCGGCGCCGGCCACCGGCGGCGTGAAGAAGCCGCACCGCTTCAGGCCCGGCACCGTGGCGCTGCGCGAGATCCGCAAGTACCAGAAGAGCACGGAGCTGCTCATCCGCAAGCTGCCCTTCCAGCGCCTCGTGCGCGAGATCGCGCAGGACTTCAAGACCGACCTCAGGTTCCAGTCATCCGCCGTGTCGGCGCTGCAGGAGGCCGCCGAGGCGTACCTGGTGGGGTTGTTTGAGGACACCAACCTCTGCGCCATCCACGCCAAGCGCGTCACCATCATGCCCAAGGACATCCAGCTCGCGCGCCGCATCAGGGGCGAGAGGGCATAGAAAGAGGGCCTCGTGCTCGTTTGCTTTCCTAGTGTCAGTCAGATCTGGAGGTGTAGGGATGTGCTAGTTTCTTACCGTGTTAGCCTGTCGTATGTCGTAGTATGATTCAAAGTATGTGCTGTGTTATGTTGTGTTGTGTCTCTGATGTAACCATCTCGTTACCATCATATCAATGGGAAATCTGTTGTTGAGACATCTGTGCCTGGTTTTTTTTGCTTTGTTATTTCACCCAATGGTTCTGTTCATCACACTACCTTCTGAAAAATGTTATCAAGATCTCTTTGGGTCTCAGTTTCTGCTAGTCTCAGTTTCTGAAAAATGTTTTCACTGAATCTGATTATGCAGTTTGTATGCTCCAATCTAGTTCGGCGGGTTCTCTGCTGCTGTTCTGTAACTCATGCATCTGGTTGGGCTCCTCAAGATGTTCTTAATAACCAATGTCCATTTTTCTGATCTCACCATATGGTTTGGTTTATCCCAATTGGTAGATTTCGCTGATGAAAACCCTTTCAAAATTGCTGGGATTTCAACTTAATTATTGACCTGGCTTTGCACTTTTCAGCATGGCAATGGAAAACAACATGCAGTTTCCTCCTGGTCAGTGCTCTGTTCAGATCTTGATAGGCAAGCAAAATACGTAGGACGCAAACTCTAGTTTGAAACCTTATTGCCAGATGCTTCAGTTACCAGACCACATTCTTAAGCTGCACTTTAATTCTCTTCTACTTAAATTTGCTGAAGTTCCCCTTTTGTACTAAAATGCTCCTAGAATTGTGTAGTATACTCTAATTCAGTCTGATAGAAAAATTACGCAATTGTTTTTGCTGATAAATCTACTCTTCTTTCTGAAGAGAAGATGTCAAAGCTAAGTACCCATCGATGTAAATTTTGATTAGGCTTGGCAGATGAGAATGAGATCTGTAGGAGTAGGACCCGAGTTTTCTTATATACACGACTGGTCCTGGTAATCTATTGCCCTTCAGTTTAGTAGATTTTCGGCCGATGGTTATACTTCTGTATTCTAGTAACTTGAAGTGACTAAATTTTTAGAGAAATACTACGATTGATCTTAGCGAA
This Lolium perenne isolate Kyuss_39 chromosome 1, Kyuss_2.0, whole genome shotgun sequence DNA region includes the following protein-coding sequences:
- the LOC127317133 gene encoding histone H2B.1, translating into MAPKAEKKPAAKKPVEEEPAAEPAAKAPAAKKPKAGKSLPAGKTAAKEGGEKRGRKKGKKSVETYKIYIFKVLKQVHPDIGISSKAMSIMNSFINDIFEKLAGEAAKLARYNKKPTITSREIQTSVRLVLPGELAKHAVSEGTKAVTKFTSS
- the LOC127317144 gene encoding histone H3.2 translates to MARTKQTARKSTGGKAPRKQLATKAARKSAPATGGVKKPHRFRPGTVALREIRKYQKSTELLIRKLPFQRLVREIAQDFKTDLRFQSSAVSALQEAAEAYLVGLFEDTNLCAIHAKRVTIMPKDIQLARRIRGERA